CCTACTCACTATTGAGGGAGTTGAAAGCTTAGGCGGAACCACACATACAGTTCTTCCAGATATGATTGAAGTAGGAAGTTTCATCGGAATGGCAGCAATGACACGCAGTGAACTTACTATTAAGAACGTTTCATACGAAAATCTGGGTGTTATTCCTGATAGTTTCCGTAGGTTGGGTATCAAACTGGAACAACGCGGTGATGATATCTATATTCCTTCGCAGGAACATTATGAGATAGAGTCCTTTATTGATGGTTCAATTATGACCATTGCCGATGCTCCTTGGCCGGGACTTACTCCCGACTTGTTAAGCGTGATGCTGGTCGTTGCTACTCAGGCAAAGGGAAGCGTACTGATCCATCAGAAGATGTTCGAAAGTCGCCTTTTCTTTGTGGATAAGCTGATTGATATGGGAGCTCAGATTATTTTATGCGATCCGCACCGAGCTGTTGTTATTGGTCACGACAGGAATCTTACTCTGCGTGGCGGTAATATGACATCGCCTGACATCAGGGCGGGTATTGCTTTGCTGATTGCAGCTATGAGTGCTTCAGGAATCAGCCGGATTAATAACATTGAACAGATTGACCGTGGTTACCAAGATATTGAAAGACGTCTGAATGCCATTGGTGCACGCATTACACGTATACAAGAATGATAAGACGCGAGGACGTATATAAAATAGGAATATTCAATAAGCCGCACGGCATTCATGGTGAATTGGCATTTACCTTTACGGACGATTCGTTCGACAATGGAGAATGCGATTACCTTATCTGTCTGCTTGATGGCATTTTTGTCCCTTTTTTCATCGAAGAATATCGTTTTCGCTCTGATTCTACAGCACTTGTTAAGCTCGAAGGAATTGATTCAACCGAAAAGGCCCGTAGGTTTACCAATGTAGATGTCTATTTTCCTGTAAAATATGCAGAAGAGACGACGATGGAAAACCTCTCCTGGGATTTCTTTGTGGGTTTCCATGTGACAGATAAACGTCTGGGAGAAATTGGTACGGTGGTTGATGTGGATGATTCGACCATTAATACACTCTTTGTAATCGACAGAAATGGCGAGGAATTACTTGTTCCGGCGCAAGAAGAGTTTATCCTGAAAATGGATGCCAAAAAGAAACGGATGACAGTGAATCTACCCGATGGGTTGCTCTCACTTGAGGATGTGGAAACGTTGGATTGATTGATTTCTTTTTATGGAATGATGCCCGATGCAATAATACAAACCCGCAACCTGACCATCGGATATGTAACCCGAAAGGAGACTTATCCGGTTCAGACGGACTTGGATCTGGAGGTTTTCCAGGGAGAAATGGTCTGTTTGATTGGACCCAACGGTTGTGGGAAGTCTACCCTTTTACGTACTCTTGCCGGACTTCAACCTGTTCTTCAGGGAGAGGTTTGCATTGATAAACTACCCTTGGGCAAGCAATCGCTCTCCAACAAGGCGCGCTTGCTTTCGTTGGTGTTAACCGATCGTGTAGATGTAAACAACCTCTCCGTGTTCAACCTGGTGGCCATGGGCCGGAATCCCTATACCGACTGGCTGGGCCGGCTGACAGATGCCGATCATGAACTGGTGCATACAGCTTTATCGCAAGTTCATCTGGAAGGGTATGCCAATCGGTATATCAATCAGCTATCCGACGGGGAGCGACAACGTGCCATGATTGCCAAAGCTCTGGTGCAGGATACCCCGGTAATTATGCTTGATGAACCGACTGCCCACCTGGATATTAACAATAGGGTAGAGGTAATGATGCTGCTTCATGAACTCGCCCGGCGAACCA
The Bacteroides sedimenti genome window above contains:
- the rimM gene encoding ribosome maturation factor RimM (Essential for efficient processing of 16S rRNA) — translated: MIRREDVYKIGIFNKPHGIHGELAFTFTDDSFDNGECDYLICLLDGIFVPFFIEEYRFRSDSTALVKLEGIDSTEKARRFTNVDVYFPVKYAEETTMENLSWDFFVGFHVTDKRLGEIGTVVDVDDSTINTLFVIDRNGEELLVPAQEEFILKMDAKKKRMTVNLPDGLLSLEDVETLD
- the murA gene encoding UDP-N-acetylglucosamine 1-carboxyvinyltransferase, which translates into the protein MASFVIEGGHKLCGEIVPQGAKNEVLQIICATLLTSEEVTVSNIPDILDVNNLIQLMRDMGVTVSKKSIDTYSFKAEAVDLAYLESDEFLKKCSSLRGSVMLIGPMVARFGKAMISKPGGDKIGRRRLDTHFLGIQKLGADFEYNEERGIYEIKADKLTGTYMLLDEASVTGTANIVMAAVLAMGTTTIYNAACEPYLQQLCKMLNRMGAKISGIASNLLTIEGVESLGGTTHTVLPDMIEVGSFIGMAAMTRSELTIKNVSYENLGVIPDSFRRLGIKLEQRGDDIYIPSQEHYEIESFIDGSIMTIADAPWPGLTPDLLSVMLVVATQAKGSVLIHQKMFESRLFFVDKLIDMGAQIILCDPHRAVVIGHDRNLTLRGGNMTSPDIRAGIALLIAAMSASGISRINNIEQIDRGYQDIERRLNAIGARITRIQE
- a CDS encoding ABC transporter ATP-binding protein, with translation MISFYGMMPDAIIQTRNLTIGYVTRKETYPVQTDLDLEVFQGEMVCLIGPNGCGKSTLLRTLAGLQPVLQGEVCIDKLPLGKQSLSNKARLLSLVLTDRVDVNNLSVFNLVAMGRNPYTDWLGRLTDADHELVHTALSQVHLEGYANRYINQLSDGERQRAMIAKALVQDTPVIMLDEPTAHLDINNRVEVMMLLHELARRTNKAIVLSTHELDLALQTADKLWLMTPNNGIAVGAPEDLILTNKFQKVFAHNSYRFDSLTGNFMVKHADTPRMVSLKSSVKGNRTYWTERALLRNGYRISPDASLIITVDEDSDSWLLSTEEEVLASSSLQELLLQMESL